In the genome of Arabidopsis thaliana chromosome 4, partial sequence, the window ATTTTGCGTGACCGTAGTTActatactattaaaaaaatgtaaaaatctcaacaattttcataaataaaatgttacaatagagaagaagcttacCAGAAGTCATTGCAGGAACATTTTCCTCCCTTAAAATGATGATATCTAGTCGCATCTCTAACTataatctctctttctgtAATCTCACTTATATGTTTCAGAACAACATGACAATCTCCACAAACCCTTAGATTTTTCACAATCCGTATAGGAGTTCCCGGAACAGCTTTAAGCAATCCGTATGCAACAGCGGATCGTTCGCTAtgccaaaacaaaagcttttctttctcttgctcaTCCATGTCGTGTAGGATCCAACTAGTATCAGGAACATAACCATTTCTTATCCTCATTTCTTCCTCTAGCTTCTTAAGCAATCGAAAAATGTCTTCTTTTAGAGGATGAGATGTTTCTCCTGCGTAAAACACTTCGGTTTCTTTCCGTACCTCGACGCTACTGTGCCCTGGATCCTTTCTAACTTCCATTTCTCCTAGTTTCCTTCTTGCTTCTGATACTTTTCCCCACAAAGAAGCACTTGCATAGATGTTTGATAAAAGTATATAAGTCGATGGATCTTTCAGTTTAAAGCTGCTTACGAGATGATCAGCGATTCTTATACCCATCTGACCTCGTCCCTGGCGCTTGCAAGCGCTAAGTAAAGCAGCCCATGTTGGTTCATCTGGAGGAAACGGCATTGTATGAATTAAGTTCTCAGCCTCATCAAGGAGTCCAGAGCGACCGAGAAGATCCAATAAGCATGTATAATGCTGCAAAGATGGGCGAATTCCATAGTCCTTAGTCATTGATTGGAAAAGCTCACGGCCTTTCTCAACAAAACCGACATGGCTACACGCATATATCAACCCAACAAATGTGACCTCATTGGGCTTTACACCGTGAGAAACCATGTCATCATACAACGCTAATGCCTTCTCAGCCTGCCCGTGCTGAGCCATTCCAACTATAAGCGATGTCCATGAAACTACATCTCTGTGACGCATCCTACTGAAAATATCCTTTGCAGCTATAACATCGCTGCATTTAGCGTACATATCGATAAGGGCGTTACTAATAAACACACAAGAATCAAATCCTAGAGCTATAACCAACCCATGAACCTGCCTCCCCGCTATAGAAGCTGCCAAATTAGCACAAGCGCCAACGATGCTCGAAAGAACTAAAGGATCCAAAATGTcaactctttctctcctcaTTTCagtgaaaacagaaaaagctTCAAGCCCTTTCCCACTCTGTACAAAACCAGAGATCAACGCAGTCCAAGAATACAAATTCTTGACTGGTAATATCCTAAAAAGCTCCAaagcttcttcctttcttcCGCTTTTAGCATATCCAGATACCATTGCAGTCCATGAAATGGTGTTTTTCACTCTTATAGAATCGAAAACTGCTTTAGCACTATTAAGCAATCCACATTTAGCATACATATCAACCAGTGAAGACTTAACAACTTCATCATTAGCATACTCAGAGACTATAAAATGGCAATGAACTTGCCTCCCGTGATCAATAGATCCTAAGTTAGCACAAGCCTTAACAAGAGCCGAGAACACAAAATCATCAGGACGCAACCCAGAGCTCGAACCCACTGAAGAAAATACTGATAGTGTCTTACCAGAGAGATTGGCTTGATTAAGAGCTGTGAGAACCGAGGCCCAGGCGATGTGATCTCTATGaggcatttcgtcgaacacctGGAGAGCATGAGAAGCAGCACCGCATTTCCCATAGACATTGACAAGTGTGTTGGCCAAAGGGCAACATTGAACGATCCCGAGCTTGACGATGTGGGCATGGAGGGCTTTAGCAGTGGTTAGGGTTCGATTCCTGGCGCAGAGCTGGAGCTGATGAAGATAGTGAGGGATAAGCATTCATCAGCTGTTGTTGCTTAAGGGCTTCTAGAGTTATTATGGTAACGCTAATATCTAAATTAGTTTAcactttttctatatatgtattgaaattaacaaatttgaaaacaacatttcagTTATTTAATTCGTAAACAATTCAATGTAATAAATCTACTTAttctctattattttatttattaattttatttatcattaaatatttcatgaataataataaatttatttatgtatcaCTGATTTAGTTATTCTtcttatacataaaaatttaaataaatgcAAATAATAACTTAATTGATTGTTTGCAACAGTAATACAgtaataaaattcaattttgtaaacaatttttcGTAAAACGTATTACTAGAATCGAATTATCACGAAATTTTCTACAagactaaaattttaaaatcaattatgcGTCAAAAGTATATGTTATCTCTTTATCAATCCCTTGGTGGTAAATTTGAGACCATCAGTTACATTTGAGTAATTCTAAGCATTTGAAATTTCTTACCGATGAACTAATTCAACCATACATGAGAATCCGCAATTCTCCCcgatcatattattttttgagtGTTAAACAATTCGTAATCTAGTATTAAAggttaaatgaaaaaaaaaatgaacttaTCCTTTTACGTACACATAAGACTGTGTTAACTTGAAAGGGAAAGGGTTGGTCACACATAGGAAAAAGTCTCTAGAGccaagaaaaacatatttcaCTTTGTAACTAATACTACATTATTGATCATTCTAGACAGGGATGTTTAACCCCATCAACATATTAAATTCAGGGtatataatattatacttCTCAGAGATACTTTTATTGAATTTCTGTCGTTGTGACAGCAAATGCATGGAAAACGTTCGGCCAATACCCTTAGTCTCTTATTTGATTTGAGTTCATCATTTGCCATTAGTTGTCTTTAGTCTAGAGTAATAAAACTTATTCAATTTAATTGTCTCCATTTTGGTTTAACGTCAATTCAATTTTCCACTAAAAATCCGCATCGAAACAAAATAGCTAGGGAACATATATACATTCGAGAAAAGTAAGAACCGAAATCGAAGAACACAAACAATTTAAACATGAATATAAAAGTTAATGAAAATAGTAACTTTTTACGTCTCACCACTATCGATTTTCTGAATCCATTaagttttttaagaaaaattatagaaGAAATTAACTCAACCTACCAatcaaaaactacaaaaagaGTAAAACTTTCAACCACACATTTAGATTGATCAAAGATGAAAGATGTGGTCAGcttgttgaaaaaaaacacagaaaaagaTGTGGTCGGATTTTGGATCGATTGTTTTTGTTCCGTTCTATCGAATTGGATCGGATTGATCGGATTAACGCTACTTTAACCAAATAAACTCTCGTTCTAACcctagctatatatataataagattcGCTCAAAGGTTAAAACACTTTCAAAAATAtgctttataaaaaaaaaacatattctaAAACGGTCGTTTTCAGCCAGGTTATCTATCACCGGTTCAcctattttatcttttgtagAAAGAAGATAGTGATTCTTACCGGCTTCCCTGGAACTTGGTAAACGTGAATCACTACACAATTCAAATAACTTTTTAGGCACAGTAAATTTAGACTTACACTTGTGAATAATAATGCATGgccattattgtttttttctaattaaaaaaatccaatttgCAACATAATAGTGCAAGATGATAGAATCGtggttaaaaagttttttgttttttttcttaaatagagaaaatcaaaacatatgtttttattttaacgtTACATTCTCTATATAAACGAAGGAGACCAAAAGTGAAAGTATTCATcaaccaaagaagaaacaaaaaacacacttCACTCGCTACCGAaggaagagagatagagagagggaGATGGCTACGTCAGGAACATATGTGACGGAGGTTCCTTTGAAAGGATCAGCGGAGAAACACTACAAGCGGTGGAGGAATGAGAACCACCTTTTCCCCGACGCCATCGGCCACCACATCCAAGGTGTCACCGTCCACGACGGCGAATGGGACTCCCATGGAGCCCTCAAGATTTGGAACTACACATTAggtaaaaaatgtatttacgTACTTCCGTTAATTACATATAACCCACGTCTGAAAACTAGGGTTATGATGATTATCacataaaaaatgataaaatttagttttaccAATTAATGTGTCATAagtataaaaagaaatcatttatCAAACGTTTTGACCATATGTAAAGTCTATGGAACAAACCATATACGTAATCTTTCCATTTAAAGCATTCATCGGAAGTATAATCTTTGTGGAAGAATCTCTTAAACCTTGAAATTAGTTGGGTGATACATTACATAAACCCAAACATATAAATGTAGATGGGAAACCGGAGATGTTCaaggagaggagagagataGACGATGAAAACATGGCGGTAACGTTCGTTGGACTAGAAGGTCACGTGATGGAGCAGCTTAAAGTGTATGATACCATTTTACAGTTCATTCAAAAGTCCCCGGATGATATCGTTTGCAAGATCACTATGACCTGGGAGAAGCGAGCCGATGACTCGCCTGAACCCAGCAACTACATGAAGTTGGTCAAGAGTCTCGCTGCTGACATGGACGCCCACGTTCTCAAAGCCTAATCCCTCTCACCTAAACCCATCATCATCGTGTGTGTAACTTTGTATGatgttttcaatataataaatgGGGGTTTGCATGTATGGTTTCATCTACTGTAATATGCTTTGATgttgtttataataattaatgatttaaagaGTAATTAATCAATATTGTCCTAAATAGTGTTTCACTATATATTGTACTTAGTGGTTGTATTATCCATCATTTTATATGTTCATTTAATGGTTGTATTATTGCTCTCTTTATTCGTTGacatctttatattttattttattttatataatttttgtattctttgCACATCTAGTGATGCCTTCAGCAACTATTCCCTGGTGCAACTACTATCTAGGACTACATGCCTATCTACCGGCTACCGCTGCAATACCATATTACCATCTACAAAGTTATCTCTCAGGTTCTGGTTTCAAGCTAGGCTTGGTATATGTTCGTTTAGTGGTTGTATTATATTCATCAATCATTGTTTTTCTAACTGcatgttctttcttcttgagtACTGTATCATTATTAATTGgccatatatacaaaaataaatattagtatttttgcttggtttttcattttaaaaatatcattaaaattctAAGATcatatttagaaaagaaaaaaaaaaaaagatcgtGATTATTAGAGATTCAAGATAGTTTTCATCGATTTATATTATCGGGTTCAGCCTATCAACATAATCTCATTTAATTGGGAATGAATCCACATTACGTGAGGATAGAAAGATTGAAGTTGACTAACAGAAAACGGAAAGAGTGACTCGAATTTACGTCCAATATTACATAATATTGAGAAGGAAAATAGAAAGGAGGAAGATCTTGGATTCGAGAATGTGGAAGAAAATCATATTCGAAGActtaatagaagaaaataaatagaacAGTCACAAAGCAAAGGACATTCGACTTACAAGGGAAAAACCCTAACTTGCTATCAACGCAGGGAAAAACCCTAACTTGCTATCAACGCAAGAGAGAACTCCTTgtaattgtataaatttgtTCTTAAAGATAGATGAGTTTCCAAAGAACAAGtacaaaagtttaaataaagaagggagaggagaagagtttAGTCTTGGAACAAGCTCCAAGACAACtcgaaaatgacaaaaaacataaataaaaatttgaacgACTCTTGGCCTTCTTATTTtcgtgtcttcttcttttaaaaggGTTGGACCAAATTGATAATGGGGATTTGGAAGTGTTACTCAAGCCTCATTAATAACCTACTAAAGAAAACTATGTGAACAAAACCTTAGAAGGGAAAAAAGTACTCAAGTAACACTTAGCCCATTACCAATTATCTTAGGctattataaaaacaaagtggTTTGGATAACTTCGCTTGGATGTTGGTCTAATCGTCTAAGCAATTCGCTAACAACTTGGTTGAGAAGTCTTGTCTTCGATTGAGTCATCGGACCCATTAAGTCGTCCAAAGCTTCCCCCGCTAGATGCTGCTACTCGGCTATGAGCTCCGGGTCTTGTTCGACCAAAGTTATATCATGCCCTCCCTTTTGAAATGGATTTGTCCTCAAATCTGTATCATCTACAAAAAAGGAGATAAatcagaaacaataaaactcGAACTTATATTATACTTACCTCGAAGAtcaatttgataaaaattatCATTGATCCGTTTTGTGATGGTTAACGACCCGTCGATCCTTGACATCAATTTGCTACGCCTTTCGAAGTAGAACTGTCCCCAAATTCTATTGACAAGGCAAGTTGTTGTTGCTTGCATAGCTTTCATTCTGGATACCACTAGTGCCATGCCTTTTTGGTGTAGAACTCTCCCCAATTTCTATTGACGAGATTAGTTGTTGTTGCTTGCATAGCTTTCATTCTGGATACCACTGGTGCCATGCCTGCCCTCTGATTCATATTCTTTCCCTTTTGTGAAAAAGACCATTTCTTCCCCAAACTCAACAACTCATTCCTTTATCTGACTAAGGAAAATGTTCATCCTATCATGATCATTTGACTGCGTAGAGGTCTCTGAATCATCGAGACAAAACCCGCTTGCATCATCTTTAGCCATCACACCTGACCCAAAGACGATGACGTCGATATGTCCACACTTTGATTCGAGTTTCATATCTCTTGAGTTTGGAGTATCTCTCGAGCTTCTCCAAACTCGAGAGATATGCAACTTGAATCAAAGTTGTAAAGAGCCCAATTGTGAGGTGTTcagactttttttgtttttctttaaatagaacaaaaaacgCCAAAAATTTCAGAACGTTTAGGACTGGCAAAAATCTTGTGATACATTGTacatataatttcatttaatgTGATGAACTGTGatttagctttttctttttatatcaGTTGAAATTTAACTTTTGGAGAATATCATAAATTCCATATTTCCActaaattatagaaaaataaagattttttgttgaagattAAAAGAAACTTTGACCAAATTTATGTAGAAGAgatttttaacctttttaa includes:
- a CDS encoding Polyketide cyclase/dehydrase and lipid transport superfamily protein (Polyketide cyclase/dehydrase and lipid transport superfamily protein; FUNCTIONS IN: molecular_function unknown; INVOLVED IN: response to biotic stimulus, defense response; LOCATED IN: cellular_component unknown; EXPRESSED IN: cotyledon, root; CONTAINS InterPro DOMAIN/s: Bet v I allergen (InterPro:IPR000916); BEST Arabidopsis thaliana protein match is: MLP-like protein 328 (TAIR:AT2G01520.1); Has 365 Blast hits to 337 proteins in 40 species: Archae - 0; Bacteria - 0; Metazoa - 0; Fungi - 0; Plants - 365; Viruses - 0; Other Eukaryotes - 0 (source: NCBI BLink).), with translation MATSGTYVTEVPLKGSAEKHYKRWRNENHLFPDAIGHHIQGVTVHDGEWDSHGALKIWNYTLDGKPEMFKERREIDDENMAVTFVGLEGHVMEQLKVYDTILQFIQKSPDDIVCKITMTWEKRADDSPEPSNYMKLVKSLAADMDAHVLKA
- a CDS encoding Pentatricopeptide repeat (PPR) superfamily protein (Pentatricopeptide repeat (PPR) superfamily protein; INVOLVED IN: biological_process unknown; LOCATED IN: membrane; EXPRESSED IN: leaf; CONTAINS InterPro DOMAIN/s: Pentatricopeptide repeat (InterPro:IPR002885); BEST Arabidopsis thaliana protein match is: pentatricopeptide (PPR) repeat-containing protein (TAIR:AT1G68930.1); Has 30201 Blast hits to 17322 proteins in 780 species: Archae - 12; Bacteria - 1396; Metazoa - 17338; Fungi - 3422; Plants - 5037; Viruses - 0; Other Eukaryotes - 2996 (source: NCBI BLink).) — protein: MLIPHYLHQLQLCARNRTLTTAKALHAHIVKLGIVQCCPLANTLVNVYGKCGAASHALQVFDEMPHRDHIAWASVLTALNQANLSGKTLSVFSSVGSSSGLRPDDFVFSALVKACANLGSIDHGRQVHCHFIVSEYANDEVVKSSLVDMYAKCGLLNSAKAVFDSIRVKNTISWTAMVSGYAKSGRKEEALELFRILPVKNLYSWTALISGFVQSGKGLEAFSVFTEMRRERVDILDPLVLSSIVGACANLAASIAGRQVHGLVIALGFDSCVFISNALIDMYAKCSDVIAAKDIFSRMRHRDVVSWTSLIVGMAQHGQAEKALALYDDMVSHGVKPNEVTFVGLIYACSHVGFVEKGRELFQSMTKDYGIRPSLQHYTCLLDLLGRSGLLDEAENLIHTMPFPPDEPTWAALLSACKRQGRGQMGIRIADHLVSSFKLKDPSTYILLSNIYASASLWGKVSEARRKLGEMEVRKDPGHSSVEVRKETEVFYAGETSHPLKEDIFRLLKKLEEEMRIRNGYVPDTSWILHDMDEQEKEKLLFWHSERSAVAYGLLKAVPGTPIRIVKNLRVCGDCHVVLKHISEITEREIIVRDATRYHHFKGGKCSCNDFW
- a CDS encoding Pentatricopeptide repeat (PPR) superfamily protein, whose translation is MPTSSSSGSFNVALWPTHLSMSMGNAVLLLMLSRCSTKCLIEITSPGPRFSQLLIKPISLACANLGSIDHGRQVHCHFIVSEYANDEVVKSSLVDMYAKCGLLNSAKAVFDSIRVKNTISWTAMVSGYAKSGRKEEALELFRILPVKNLYSWTALISGFVQSGKGLEAFSVFTEMRRERVDILDPLVLSSIVGACANLAASIAGRQVHGLVIALGFDSCVFISNALIDMYAKCSDVIAAKDIFSRMRHRDVVSWTSLIVGMAQHGQAEKALALYDDMVSHGVKPNEVTFVGLIYACSHVGFVEKGRELFQSMTKDYGIRPSLQHYTCLLDLLGRSGLLDEAENLIHTMPFPPDEPTWAALLSACKRQGRGQMGIRIADHLVSSFKLKDPSTYILLSNIYASASLWGKVSEARRKLGEMEVRKDPGHSSVEVRKETEVFYAGETSHPLKEDIFRLLKKLEEEMRIRNGYVPDTSWILHDMDEQEKEKLLFWHSERSAVAYGLLKAVPGTPIRIVKNLRVCGDCHVVLKHISEITEREIIVRDATRYHHFKGGKCSCNDFW